In a genomic window of Wyeomyia smithii strain HCP4-BCI-WySm-NY-G18 chromosome 1, ASM2978416v1, whole genome shotgun sequence:
- the LOC129733889 gene encoding mucin-22-like produces MAFGDVMRNIADVILNNKLITFLSVALFAFIIATIALAGQNNSNADALAECEYRLQNANPDSTTTIEPVTTTMIAEETTTVEAEDTTTTVSGETTTVTETTTTIAEETTTVEAEDTTTTVSGETTTVTETTTEATTTTTLEPEPSQEKRS; encoded by the exons ATGGCATTCGGTGACGTTATGCGAAACATCGCGG ATGTCATTCTGAACAACAAACTCATCACGTTCCTCAGTGTGGCACTGTTTGCTTTCATTATTGCAACAATTGCCCTAGCTGGCCAGAACAATAGCAATGCGGATGCGTTGGCCGAGTGTGAGTATCGATTGCAGAACGCCAATCCAGATTCGACAACCACAATTGAACCTGTAACGACAACGATGATAGCGGAAGAAACAACAACGGTGGAAGCGGAAGATACAACGACAACAGTATCGGGAGAAACAACGACGGTAACTGAAACGACAACGACGATAGCGGAAGAAACAACAACGGTGGAAGCGGAAGATACAACGACAACAGTATCGGGAGAAACAACGACGGTAACTGAAACAACAACAGAGGCAACAACCACAACCACTCTGGAACCAGAACCATCACAAGAAAAGCGTTCCTAA